TGCCAGCTCCATGTGGGTCATCCTTTTTAACTGAGTGTAGAAAGATGTCTCGCCCTTCAAAGGAACACAGCCTGCCTACTGCCTGGACCTTGCTCGGGAGGGCTGAACTCGTACACAGTAGCCAGAccagcctgctctgcagaggagctggttGGTGCATCCAGTGGACACACCCATCCAAGCAACCCCCTCCAGTAGGTATGGCTCACAGTGGGTATTTTGGCACATGCTGCAGAGATAGAAGAGTGCAAGAAGGGTGCTTACCACTGGCATCACAGGAACATAGGGCTGGGTGCATGGTCCTGCCTTGTTCAGGTTCCACATAGCTGTACAGATAGCAGCCACCCCTTCATGTCTTTGAACATGGACACTGGTCTCTGAAATTGTTGTTTATAGCATGGATATCTGTAAAACAAAGTGTAATTCACCTTTTTCAGCTCCAAACTCTACAGCTTATAGCACCCTCTTTGCCTTGTATCACCCTCATTCCACGGAGGTACAAGATTTCCAGCCTCCACTACTCTTTCACCAGTCTAAACTATTTTGCTGGATCCATCAATCAAAAATCATTTCCCTCTGATCCATCACTATTTTGTCTTGGAGGGAGGCTACTAGGATGTGGCTACTTCAGGCAGCAGTCCCTATTCCTGCTTATGTGCAGATGTTTCAGCAGGTTTTGCACTGACAGAGTGAGGATTCTGCTGCCCCCATCTCCTCTATATTTGGGGCTTCCACTGAGAAAATGAGGGTGCACTTTTGCTCAGCAGTGGGGGCAGCCTCATGCCTTCCTGTCTCCTGTTAACAGAGTCCATGCCACCCTGTTTGAGCTGGGAACATGTGCTATCTGGTCACTGTTGGGATTTCTGTCTTACCATTCTCATTAGGGAAATGTGGTGCTGAGCCTCTGTCTAAGGAGCCACTCCTATCTCAGCACCTCACTGAGTGGGAGCCTTGGTGGAGGTACCAGTGGCCAGGTGCACTGCACTGGATATCCCCTCTCCCAACGTTTGCTGGTCCTGCAATATTTGTAGGAGCATTGGAGATGGACTTGCTGTATATGCAAGGCTGGTGCGACACTGCTCTGTTATGTGTTGGGTTTTAGGAGTTAAGTACAGAAAGAAGCATTCTCTTAGGACTTACTGAAAAGGAAGAAGTCTTAATTTTTTGCACAataactacaaaaaaaaatctcaatattGCAATATCATTTATATGTTTAAGATACAGTCATTTATATAAGGGCATCCACACACAGGGCACTGGCAGCCTGACCCTCCATTAGTTCTCTGTATCCACTAAAGCAGGTAATTTTGAGGGATTTAGTCCATGGGAGGATTAGGGAcctcaaaatgcatttttttttccaaatcatGGTGAAATTTGGGaccatttcagaaaacatttaatttcactCTTCTTGAAGAGGTTCATTCTGGTAGTACCAAAACATTTCATTGACTTCATCATATATTTACTTGAATAATTAATCAGTGTTGTATCAAGTGATAAATTaaatagattaaaaattaaatttttgtaaaaggaaaatgcattaataATATTTGCCTAGAAAATTAGCATAATACTTCTATTCTGACCTATTTCTACTCAGTGTGATCAGCATCTTGTGGTACAAAATACACGTATGAGAGATTTTTCAAAAGCTATGAAAATAATTATCCCCTAGAAGCAATAAAAATCCAGGCATTCATCCAGGAATAATATCTCAGTCTGGTACCCCAGGAAATCCTCCTTCTGTCATGCCCAAAAACCTTATTGACAGGTGGCTTTGGCAATACTAACTGCTGCTggtgtgaaaagaaaataattaacaaCTATAATCACAGAATTGCCTTAAAGAAACCTCTTCCTGTTGCTACTTTGCTGGGAAGAGTCTGTATAACATCTTTACAGTAGCTTCATCTACCTCTTAACTTAATATTCCTGCCATGacatgtttttccttccttctatTTCCACAGGGCTCATTCAATAttaaaagctgtgctgaaatgCTACCAAGCAtcagcagacacacacagaaatacaaatatgtCTCATTTATCTTTCCCCAAATGAGTTTCTGTGATGATTTAAACCATTTCAAATTCTCCTTGATTTCTGAGGGTCCTGGGCATGTGTTCTGAAGTGATGGGCAGGAAAGTTTGCATGTGCATAATATTTTTGAGCTGTGAATGGACAAACTCCATGATAACTGACATGTGACaaagccttttctctttttcccaaaCAGCTAATATGCCAGAGGATTATCCAGATCAGTTTGATGAGGTAGTGGACTTTATTCAAGCCACTATTAAAAGACTGAGGAGGTCACCAGATAAACAGACTCCAGTTTTTTCTAGGCGGGAGAGAAATCGTCAAAATGCAGCCACAAACATAGAGAATTCCAAcaaaaaaggaaggaggaatCAAAAGGGCAAAAATCGAGGATGTGTCTTaacagaaatacatttaaatgtGACCGACTTGGATTTGGGATATGAAACCAAAGAAGAGCTTATTTTCCGGTATTGCAGTGGATCTTGTGATGCAGCTGAGACCACCTatgacaaaattttaaaaaacttaaccaaaaagaaaaaactggtCACTGACAAAGTGAGGCAAGCCTGTTGCAGACCCACAGCCTTTGATGATGACCTGTCCTTTTTGGATGATAACCTGGTTTACCACATACTGAAAAAACATTCCGCGAAAAGGTGTGGATGTGTCTGACAACTGCTTGCCAAGGCGGCACCAGTTTTCCATTCCTGCTGCGCTGCAAAGAGAGGGACCAAGGTTCCCAGGGAAGTGTCTGCTCCAAGTGGAGGAAAAAGGACCAAGAACACAGAATGAGGAGCCATTGTGAGCCTGGGGATAAGGAGGCATGCGGCGGAGTAGAAGGATGGAGACTTCTGACGTCCTATGGGGATTTAGATAAAAGCTCAGGTGGAGATGACGATGGATGGATTATGTGCACGCTACCTTTCCTGTTTGACTCAGTCCACCATCAGTGAGACTCAATCCATGAGGAACGTGCTTAAAAACACAACCCTGCCATACCACGCTGTCGTGTAGTTATGCCATGATATACCAGTTATACCAAGAAGCTTAGCTAAGAAGTAGCTTAGGAGTACCTTACTAATCCCCTGTGCCCTCAGCTCTACTGAAAGACACATTGTGCTACTGCTCATTGGAGGGCAGTTCCTGAGTGCTTAGGACAACTCCTAAGCGATAAGATTACCCTTGTAAGTAAGATGATATTGGGCAAATATCAAAGTGACCAGGCTCAAGTTCTTATGAAGCAAAACAGTTCCGCTTACTGGCTAAGTTTGGTTATTTCCATCTTGTGTTTCTTCAAAATGAGTGGAGGATTTTGTTCTTCTGCTACCTGTGAAAACAAGTTGAGTTTTTAAGCACTTCTTCCTAGTATAGTAAGAGAAATAACAAGCCCAGCCTAcacaaaatgtgtttctttaGGTTTACAAAGGACTAACGTCACTTGCATAACTACATTTCTATTTGGTCATTGTGATTGAGAGAGACTACTTGATGCAATGCATCCCTTCAGAGTCATA
Above is a window of Oenanthe melanoleuca isolate GR-GAL-2019-014 chromosome Z, OMel1.0, whole genome shotgun sequence DNA encoding:
- the GDNF gene encoding glial cell line-derived neurotrophic factor isoform X2, producing the protein MKLWDVVAVCVVLLNTVSTLPLPTGKTPPKGSPSVVEGPEDDLSPISLLPPYAVHSDSNMPEDYPDQFDEVVDFIQATIKRLRRSPDKQTPVFSRRERNRQNAATNIENSNKKGRRNQKGKNRGCVLTEIHLNVTDLDLGYETKEELIFRYCSGSCDAAETTYDKILKNLTKKKKLVTDKVRQACCRPTAFDDDLSFLDDNLVYHILKKHSAKRCGCV
- the GDNF gene encoding glial cell line-derived neurotrophic factor isoform X1 — protein: MKLWDVVAVCVVLLNTVSTLPLPTANMPEDYPDQFDEVVDFIQATIKRLRRSPDKQTPVFSRRERNRQNAATNIENSNKKGRRNQKGKNRGCVLTEIHLNVTDLDLGYETKEELIFRYCSGSCDAAETTYDKILKNLTKKKKLVTDKVRQACCRPTAFDDDLSFLDDNLVYHILKKHSAKRCGCV